From Sulfuracidifex tepidarius, one genomic window encodes:
- the proC gene encoding pyrroline-5-carboxylate reductase, producing the protein MKIAIIGGGNIGSSLALALRDKHEVKVTSKSEKTASLLREKGLTVSSNRNAISWAEVVIISVKPFQFPDILRENSDLFNDKVIVSTMAGLTRKFLMKSTGGKEVFRAMPNLGITIRRSLTALAGCGGHAKSVEEIFSAVGKTFWIDERSFDAWTALAGSGPGIVAELVDSLMLGGVKSGLPASLSLTAAIEVMETTVELLKNEKPHTLRDKVSTPGGTTIQAISVLEERGVGGAIMRAIYEASIRSKEISRELECSISEDTPRK; encoded by the coding sequence ATGAAGATTGCCATAATCGGAGGGGGGAACATAGGTTCGTCCCTCGCCCTCGCGCTGCGGGATAAACACGAGGTAAAAGTTACATCAAAGTCGGAGAAAACAGCTTCCCTACTTAGAGAAAAAGGGCTCACCGTCTCTTCAAATAGAAACGCCATATCCTGGGCCGAAGTCGTAATCATAAGCGTGAAACCGTTTCAGTTCCCCGACATATTGAGGGAGAACTCCGATCTGTTCAACGATAAGGTGATAGTCTCAACTATGGCAGGCTTGACGAGGAAATTCTTGATGAAGTCTACAGGCGGGAAGGAGGTGTTCAGGGCAATGCCCAACTTGGGCATAACAATAAGGAGGTCATTGACTGCCCTCGCTGGGTGTGGAGGCCACGCTAAGAGTGTGGAGGAAATATTCTCGGCTGTGGGCAAGACGTTCTGGATCGATGAACGCTCCTTTGACGCTTGGACAGCTTTGGCAGGAAGTGGTCCGGGGATAGTAGCTGAGCTTGTAGATTCCCTCATGTTGGGGGGAGTGAAGTCAGGTCTTCCAGCGTCACTATCCCTCACAGCTGCAATAGAGGTCATGGAAACTACTGTCGAGTTGTTGAAGAACGAGAAGCCTCACACTCTGAGGGACAAGGTTTCCACTCCAGGAGGTACTACAATACAAGCCATCTCGGTGTTGGAAGAGAGGGGAGTGGGAGGAGCTATAATGAGGGCAATTTACGAAGCTTCGATCAGATCAAAGGAGATCTCCAGGGAATTAGAGTGTTCGATCTCAGAGGACACTCCTAGGAAATGA
- a CDS encoding glycosyltransferase: MGWGEPVVARQTIEALSRDPKFAVFKEYYKPRIKPIFDFLISEYRRTIGTSDSFKLAESFYLSKIREHSPDVIITQYDYDLSSVSAATKAGKRAIVYVHAWWTVCPNNTRMHNGEVCEGFPGQDCKSCIISSLRGEGKVKAYKHLFGLLSNNVIHKKMKRRISILNRENVFVVTLTEKMRRLMIDMGVMEDKIYVVPNGVDCSHFKPSKKEKIVLYLGGYNPVKGYSIFFDIAKQLRGEGKFIATGNYPEFEKVSHVEFPGPLPRDELSSLLGTGRVTLIPSIWDEPFSMVAIESLASGTPVVAFDTGCLRNIIRDGKTGFIVGKNDVESMKEKTETLLEEDDLFQEMSVNAREDACTRFKLCGQMEAIKGIVEKIARS; the protein is encoded by the coding sequence TTGGGGTGGGGAGAACCGGTAGTTGCTAGGCAAACTATTGAGGCTCTATCTAGAGATCCTAAGTTCGCCGTCTTCAAGGAGTATTATAAGCCAAGGATAAAGCCCATTTTTGACTTCCTCATATCTGAGTACAGGAGAACCATAGGCACATCCGACTCGTTCAAGCTGGCAGAATCTTTTTACTTGTCTAAAATTAGGGAACATTCGCCAGATGTAATCATAACACAGTACGACTACGATCTATCCTCAGTGAGTGCTGCCACAAAGGCTGGTAAGAGAGCCATCGTATATGTCCACGCATGGTGGACAGTATGTCCTAACAACACGAGGATGCACAATGGAGAAGTATGTGAGGGATTTCCAGGTCAGGATTGTAAGTCCTGCATTATCTCCTCACTTCGGGGAGAGGGTAAGGTCAAGGCATATAAGCACTTGTTTGGCCTCTTGAGCAATAACGTAATTCATAAGAAGATGAAGAGAAGGATTTCCATTTTAAACAGGGAAAATGTTTTCGTCGTCACCTTGACTGAGAAGATGAGGAGGCTTATGATAGACATGGGAGTAATGGAAGACAAGATATACGTAGTTCCTAACGGAGTTGATTGTTCCCATTTCAAGCCTTCAAAGAAGGAGAAGATAGTTCTCTATTTGGGCGGATATAATCCAGTGAAGGGATATTCAATCTTTTTCGATATAGCGAAGCAGTTGAGAGGAGAAGGTAAGTTCATAGCCACGGGAAATTACCCGGAGTTTGAAAAGGTGAGCCATGTCGAGTTCCCTGGACCCCTCCCAAGAGACGAGCTCTCTTCTCTCCTTGGAACAGGGAGAGTGACCTTAATTCCCTCAATATGGGACGAACCTTTCTCCATGGTAGCCATAGAGTCTCTAGCTTCTGGAACTCCTGTGGTCGCATTCGACACCGGGTGTCTAAGAAATATAATAAGGGACGGTAAGACGGGGTTTATAGTCGGGAAGAATGACGTCGAATCTATGAAGGAGAAGACCGAAACGCTTCTGGAGGAGGATGACCTCTTCCAAGAAATGAGCGTTAACGCCAGGGAGGACGCCTGCACTAGGTTCAAGCTCTGCGGTCAGATGGAGGCTATAAAGGGAATAGTGGAGAAAATCGCCAGATCTTGA
- a CDS encoding HEPN domain-containing protein, producing MHELYKTLCERSIEYLQASEDALNHGLYNASSLMSQISAELAIKATIAFLGYSFPETHEIRKLLSVLSTLSMKDEISAFVKERRGELILLENARQRGQYFSYGLGKEDTEICLNVTKEIINLMKKIWGEKWCSVQRESDT from the coding sequence GTGCATGAGCTTTACAAAACCCTTTGTGAAAGGTCGATAGAGTACCTTCAGGCGTCCGAGGACGCTCTTAACCACGGTCTCTACAATGCCTCAAGTCTCATGTCTCAAATATCTGCAGAACTGGCAATCAAAGCTACGATAGCTTTCCTGGGTTACTCGTTTCCCGAGACTCACGAGATAAGGAAACTTCTGTCAGTCCTCTCTACGCTCTCAATGAAGGATGAGATATCTGCCTTCGTCAAGGAGAGGAGAGGCGAACTAATTCTGTTGGAGAACGCCAGACAGAGAGGGCAATACTTCTCTTACGGGCTGGGAAAGGAGGACACTGAAATCTGTTTAAATGTGACCAAGGAGATAATTAACTTGATGAAAAAGATCTGGGGTGAGAAGTGGTGTTCGGTGCAGAGAGAATCAGATACCTAG
- a CDS encoding nucleotidyltransferase domain-containing protein — MFGAERIRYLEQNWREIASLVLNRARKFADVKEVVVYGSVVKGETMGSSDLDMALIVRNLDVTHLRDLLVKVHLSLPEEVSEILDLNIIEENDEDELLRFAGKYVIVKS, encoded by the coding sequence GTGTTCGGTGCAGAGAGAATCAGATACCTAGAGCAGAACTGGAGGGAGATCGCCTCTTTAGTCCTGAATCGTGCTAGGAAGTTCGCAGACGTAAAGGAGGTCGTAGTGTACGGCTCTGTGGTGAAGGGGGAGACCATGGGTAGTAGCGACTTGGACATGGCTCTGATCGTCAGGAATCTGGATGTAACTCACCTCAGAGACCTCCTGGTGAAAGTCCACCTTTCTCTCCCTGAGGAGGTATCCGAGATCTTGGACTTAAACATCATCGAAGAAAATGACGAGGACGAGTTATTGAGGTTCGCCGGCAAGTATGTGATAGTGAAGAGTTAA
- a CDS encoding xanthine dehydrogenase family protein molybdopterin-binding subunit — protein MLKESYDVITGKSVYIDDLHFDDEVYLYVVRSNYARAKIKRVTSPSRSLLFMTGKEFHAEMPAVSFPESRIARMPVLPEEDVNFFGQPVAALVTEERYDIEDLADEVNVDYEPMTPITRISESLKDEEIIHPNLHTNVSTDSQVEGGNLSLKEKADVYVEREIEQGRVISNPMEPKGVIALFRGGSLTLYGSLQAPFRVRNDIHEVLGLSPEKINVIAPKNVGGGFGNKVPGYPEYVLASLAAMKLNKPVKWIETRREHLTNPTQGRGVHGKVRLYADKTGRALGVEGEVIVDLGAYNYTINAITPTFIARLLTGPYKMEFVSVRARGVFTNLPPTGPYRGAGRPEATLFHETLMEDLAKELKMDPVDLREKNLIDGEYVTPSGLRIDNGGYREVFNKAKEIYRSIKERGKSLIVFAEQVSIPPGESARVTVGNGKVKVIVPSGPHGQAHRSTFAKIASQVLGVSQDVIEVITGTTEGVKEGVGSFGSRTASVAGSAVTVASKSVLESLKSRGVTIEEALNSQDEVSVEVFFKGDVIFSAGAHVAVVGLDGYFPRVKEYYAFDDVGKAFIEEEVEGQIIGGVLQGVSQVLWEEAKYDENGMPLIGSIADEGVPSAVEASYKVIPGVVEFPSSLPDGARGVGEAGTTGSVAAVVIALEKLLGKKVTKTPIDPDFALS, from the coding sequence ATGTTAAAGGAAAGTTACGATGTGATAACTGGGAAGAGCGTTTACATAGACGATTTACACTTCGACGATGAAGTATACTTGTACGTTGTAAGATCGAACTACGCCAGAGCTAAGATCAAGAGAGTGACTTCCCCTTCCCGCTCGTTGCTGTTCATGACAGGAAAGGAGTTCCACGCTGAGATGCCTGCAGTCTCTTTCCCTGAGAGTAGAATAGCCAGAATGCCAGTACTGCCAGAGGAGGACGTGAACTTCTTCGGTCAACCCGTCGCAGCATTAGTGACAGAGGAGAGGTACGACATAGAAGACTTAGCTGATGAAGTTAACGTAGACTACGAGCCCATGACCCCGATAACCAGGATCAGTGAGTCATTAAAGGACGAGGAGATAATCCACCCAAACCTTCACACGAACGTATCCACTGACTCTCAAGTTGAAGGAGGTAACTTGAGCCTGAAAGAGAAGGCAGATGTTTACGTAGAGAGGGAAATAGAGCAGGGGAGAGTAATCTCCAACCCTATGGAGCCTAAAGGCGTAATAGCTTTGTTCAGGGGAGGGTCTCTGACCTTGTACGGCTCCCTGCAAGCTCCATTCAGGGTTAGAAACGACATCCATGAAGTTCTCGGCCTGAGCCCTGAGAAGATCAACGTCATTGCACCCAAGAATGTCGGAGGAGGTTTCGGGAACAAGGTACCTGGTTACCCCGAGTACGTGTTAGCTTCCTTGGCTGCGATGAAACTCAACAAGCCAGTGAAGTGGATAGAGACGAGGAGGGAACACTTGACCAACCCCACGCAGGGAAGAGGAGTTCACGGGAAAGTGAGGCTTTACGCAGATAAGACAGGTAGAGCCTTGGGGGTTGAGGGAGAGGTTATTGTAGACTTGGGCGCGTATAACTACACTATCAACGCCATTACCCCTACCTTCATCGCTAGGCTATTGACGGGGCCTTATAAGATGGAGTTCGTCTCCGTGAGGGCACGTGGAGTCTTCACTAATCTACCACCTACCGGGCCTTACAGGGGAGCCGGGAGGCCTGAGGCCACCCTGTTTCACGAGACCTTGATGGAAGACCTCGCTAAAGAACTGAAGATGGATCCCGTCGACCTGAGGGAGAAGAACCTGATCGACGGAGAGTATGTAACTCCCTCGGGTTTGAGGATAGATAACGGAGGATATAGGGAGGTGTTCAACAAGGCGAAGGAAATTTACAGGAGCATAAAGGAGAGGGGCAAGTCGTTGATCGTGTTTGCAGAACAGGTGAGTATACCACCAGGGGAATCAGCGAGGGTCACCGTAGGTAACGGTAAGGTCAAGGTGATAGTGCCCAGCGGACCCCACGGTCAAGCCCATCGCTCTACCTTCGCGAAAATAGCGTCCCAAGTGTTAGGCGTTAGCCAGGACGTAATTGAGGTAATCACTGGGACCACTGAAGGCGTAAAGGAGGGAGTGGGCAGTTTCGGCAGTAGGACTGCGTCAGTCGCAGGGTCAGCAGTGACGGTGGCTAGCAAGTCCGTCCTGGAGAGCCTGAAGTCAAGAGGGGTCACTATTGAGGAAGCGTTGAACTCTCAGGACGAAGTCTCCGTTGAGGTCTTCTTCAAGGGAGACGTGATATTCTCTGCTGGTGCTCATGTTGCAGTGGTGGGTCTAGATGGTTATTTCCCTAGAGTTAAGGAGTACTATGCCTTCGATGACGTCGGTAAGGCATTCATTGAGGAGGAAGTTGAAGGTCAGATCATAGGCGGAGTACTTCAGGGGGTGTCTCAAGTCCTATGGGAGGAAGCTAAGTACGACGAGAACGGGATGCCTTTGATAGGATCAATAGCAGATGAGGGAGTTCCTAGTGCAGTTGAGGCTTCGTATAAGGTTATCCCAGGGGTTGTGGAATTTCCTTCATCACTCCCTGACGGAGCAAGAGGGGTAGGAGAGGCGGGAACTACGGGTTCAGTAGCTGCGGTGGTGATAGCGTTGGAGAAGCTCTTAGGCAAGAAGGTCACTAAGACCCCTATTGATCCAGACTTCGCTTTAAGTTAA
- the wrbA gene encoding NAD(P)H:quinone oxidoreductase, translating into MSTKILVLFYGYGSIVELAKEIAKGAGEEGAETRLRKVRETLYPELIEKFHVPVENTNDIPEVSYDDLRWADGLAIGSPTRYGNMAGGMKTFLDTTAPLWSAGELYGKPVTFFTESSTIHGGHETTILTMSTYAFHFGMVIVPLGYAIPEISSTTTGGSPYGSSHLGSKKGLDENEVKIARFQGKRIAQVAKKLSGS; encoded by the coding sequence ATGAGCACGAAAATACTTGTCCTGTTCTACGGGTATGGGTCGATAGTCGAGTTAGCTAAGGAAATAGCAAAAGGAGCAGGAGAGGAGGGAGCCGAGACCAGGCTGAGGAAGGTAAGGGAGACCTTGTACCCTGAGCTGATTGAGAAGTTCCACGTTCCAGTAGAGAACACCAATGACATACCTGAGGTGAGTTACGATGACCTCAGGTGGGCTGACGGCCTAGCCATCGGATCCCCAACTAGGTACGGAAACATGGCGGGAGGGATGAAGACTTTCCTCGATACTACAGCTCCCCTGTGGAGCGCGGGAGAGCTTTACGGTAAGCCTGTAACGTTCTTCACAGAGTCTTCAACTATTCACGGTGGACATGAGACTACTATCTTGACCATGTCCACTTATGCCTTCCACTTCGGAATGGTTATAGTGCCCTTAGGCTATGCAATCCCTGAGATCTCCTCCACGACTACCGGAGGTAGCCCTTACGGCTCTTCTCACTTAGGCTCAAAGAAGGGATTGGACGAGAACGAAGTGAAGATTGCTAGGTTCCAAGGGAAGAGAATAGCTCAAGTTGCTAAGAAGCTCTCTGGATCTTAA
- a CDS encoding SMP-30/gluconolactonase/LRE family protein — protein MELSLFSNTRFTLGEGPVYDIGMNSLFWVDILGMKVMRRDLETGLETSMTLPGPVSSLCVVDNETLAITVRHSFSLLNLRDGSLKEIGRVEEKEDNRFNDGKCDKLGRYWAGTMDMKERDPTGSLYKFVKSPVKVLNNLTISNGLGWDPDDGTMYLIDTLRRKVFAFDFDLSKGEIYNMRVAVDFGHEPGSPDGMTVDEEGFLWVAHWGGGKVSRWSPRGEKKGEVKVQASRVTSVTFGGEEMDEVFITTAKGEEQLSGYTFTGKAEVSGVPSYRFRLW, from the coding sequence ATGGAGCTTAGTCTTTTCAGCAACACGCGTTTCACTCTAGGAGAGGGCCCAGTTTACGACATAGGCATGAACTCCCTTTTCTGGGTCGATATTCTAGGGATGAAGGTAATGAGGAGGGACTTGGAGACCGGTCTTGAGACGTCTATGACTCTCCCCGGTCCAGTGTCATCTCTGTGCGTCGTAGACAACGAGACGCTCGCAATTACCGTGAGGCACTCTTTCTCCTTGCTTAACCTCAGGGACGGTTCCCTGAAGGAGATCGGAAGGGTAGAGGAAAAAGAGGACAATAGGTTCAACGACGGTAAGTGCGACAAGTTAGGGAGGTACTGGGCAGGGACGATGGACATGAAGGAGAGGGACCCTACCGGTTCCCTGTACAAGTTCGTCAAGTCCCCCGTGAAGGTCCTGAACAACCTCACCATATCTAACGGGCTTGGATGGGATCCAGACGACGGGACTATGTACTTGATAGACACGCTGAGGAGGAAAGTTTTCGCCTTCGACTTCGACCTGAGCAAGGGAGAGATATACAACATGAGGGTAGCTGTGGACTTCGGCCACGAGCCGGGCAGCCCTGACGGAATGACCGTGGATGAGGAGGGTTTCCTGTGGGTAGCCCACTGGGGAGGAGGTAAAGTCAGCAGGTGGTCTCCAAGGGGGGAGAAGAAGGGGGAGGTCAAAGTCCAAGCCTCGAGAGTGACGTCGGTTACCTTCGGCGGGGAGGAAATGGACGAGGTCTTCATAACCACAGCGAAGGGGGAAGAGCAGTTAAGCGGTTACACGTTCACGGGGAAGGCAGAAGTCTCAGGCGTCCCCAGTTATAGGTTCAGGTTGTGGTGA
- a CDS encoding DUF72 domain-containing protein has protein sequence MEIHIGTSGWLYPWNPKKSLRWYVDSGFDAVEVNSTFYRFPSEGQVKKWKEYKLLWSVKVNRLITHVKRLTDLESWRKFREVVDPLNPDFYLFQMPPSFKFSEENLERVETFQDEVGEKMAIEFRDLEWYRRELSLHVTVVSVDSPMGVFLVKTSSTVYLRMHGRSKQWYAYSYNEEEMREDLTRIAGLSPQRAVVFFNNYNMFQNSLTMREIASDFSGNG, from the coding sequence ATGGAAATTCACATAGGCACCTCGGGGTGGCTCTACCCTTGGAACCCGAAGAAGTCCCTGAGGTGGTACGTCGACTCAGGCTTCGACGCAGTTGAAGTGAACTCGACCTTCTATCGTTTTCCCTCGGAGGGGCAGGTGAAGAAGTGGAAGGAGTACAAGTTATTGTGGTCGGTGAAAGTGAACAGGTTGATAACACACGTCAAGAGGCTGACAGACCTAGAGTCATGGAGGAAGTTCAGGGAGGTTGTAGACCCTTTAAACCCGGATTTCTACCTCTTCCAGATGCCTCCTTCTTTCAAGTTCAGCGAAGAGAACTTGGAGAGAGTGGAAACGTTCCAGGACGAGGTGGGCGAGAAGATGGCGATAGAGTTCAGGGATCTGGAGTGGTACAGGAGGGAGCTATCCCTTCACGTTACTGTAGTCTCAGTGGACTCCCCCATGGGGGTCTTCCTGGTGAAGACATCGTCAACTGTATATCTCAGGATGCACGGAAGGAGTAAGCAGTGGTACGCTTACTCTTACAACGAGGAGGAGATGAGGGAAGACCTCACCAGGATAGCAGGGCTTTCTCCCCAGAGGGCGGTCGTGTTCTTCAACAACTACAACATGTTCCAGAACTCCTTAACCATGAGAGAGATAGCGTCAGACTTTTCAGGGAACGGTTAG
- a CDS encoding ATP-binding protein → MYDFLRVDDQSSPLYGRHLEEVRVNKFDSKKSLDFLEKGFQQVDMEVQEEVLKYATEKLDGIVGWLTEFGHRCFKVKEVKRSIVDDILELAMKTTVDELSHFSKEYVYVIEAIARGYERWSEIKRYIEEKEKMVIHDAELRRHLRTLEKRG, encoded by the coding sequence TTGTACGATTTCCTGAGGGTTGATGACCAATCCTCTCCCCTTTACGGGAGGCACCTAGAGGAGGTCAGAGTGAACAAGTTCGACTCTAAGAAGTCCCTTGATTTCCTGGAGAAGGGTTTCCAGCAAGTGGACATGGAGGTACAGGAGGAAGTGTTGAAGTACGCTACGGAGAAGCTCGACGGTATAGTGGGGTGGCTCACGGAGTTCGGCCACAGGTGTTTCAAGGTGAAGGAAGTTAAGAGGTCCATAGTGGACGATATTCTAGAGCTAGCGATGAAGACCACGGTTGATGAGTTGAGCCACTTCTCAAAAGAGTACGTGTATGTAATCGAGGCGATCGCTAGGGGATATGAAAGGTGGAGCGAGATAAAGCGTTACATTGAAGAAAAAGAGAAGATGGTAATACACGACGCTGAACTCAGGAGACATTTGAGGACTCTAGAGAAGAGGGGGTAG